TCAGTAGGTAAATTTAATGCTCTTGATAAAAGAACAGCAAATTCAGCTCGAGTTAATTTGTCTTCAGGAGCGAAAGAATCTTCTGTCTTTCCGCTAATAATACTTCTTGATGCAAGAACTTCAATCTCGTCCTTAGCCCAAGCATTTTGAATATCAGTAAATGTCTTACTATTTTCAATCACTGCATATTTTGAGAAGTGTCTAGTTTTAAATACAAGTCTATCCCCTTCTACTTTACCACCAACATATTCCCAATCGTTGGTATCTTCATTTAAATAGTAAGCAGCTGCTTTCCGCTTATCACCAAATGGTTCACCCTCTACCGAGAAGCTAAGTTGAAGTGGTTCGCTAAAAGAAGACACCTTTGTTTCCTTGGAACCACTAACTAATGAAATAGTAAAATCAAGCACTTTTGATTTTAATTTTTGCCCATCGGTTAATGGAACATTAGATTCATCCACCGGAGTTAAGGACACTTTTACTTTATCCTTGGTAGCTTTAGAAAGTTCATCCACTACTCCTGCAGGAAGCTTTAAAGATGCTCCTTCAGAATTTAGTACCAATGGTTTTTTACTTTCTGCTACTTTTTTAAATGTATCAGTACCAATTTCAGCCGTAACTTTTCCACTATCATCAGCATTTGGAAGTTCAACTTCTATTTCCTCTTGAGACTCCCCTATTGCATCCTCAACATCACTATCCACATCACCATTGTTATCTGGTTGAGACGGTGCAGGCGGTGTTACACTTCCACCAGATGGAGGTGCTGCTTTGTTAATGACAATTTCTTCAGTCTCAACAACGTGTCCTGCAAGGTCAGTAACCTTTAATGTAAATGTATTTTCCCCAGTTACTAAAGGTAACTCAATATCTTCAACAGTCGCTTCGAATGCTCTCATTTCAAATGGCTCAGCAAACTCATGCGCATACACTTCACTATCATTGAGGTACAAACGAACCTCATCATAGTTATCTGCAACTTTTACATCAATTGTCGGATTTGAGCCATTTGCCGAAACAAAATTAGGAATATTTCTGGTTAACAGCTCAATAGTAGGGGTGGTTGAATCCACAATTACTTTTTGCGCAACAGACAATTCATTCCCAGCTGAATCAGTTGCTTTTACAATAATATTGTATACTCCATCTGCTTCATATTGAACTGTCTTGCTAAAGTACGTGTCATTCCCCATCGGATAAAGGTTTTCAACAGCCTCTCCATTAACTAGTAACTCGGCAATATCGGATTTATCGTTAATATAACCAGAAACCTCAAACATTTTTGAGTTTAACGTCTCTAAATACTCTGGTGAAGTTACATGAATCTCAGGAACTTCTTGGTCAACAGATTCTTTTAATGTTTCAAAGTAGTAGTTTCCTGCAAAGTCAAACACAACTATTTCAACAGACTCGTTAGCTTTAACAGTCTTATCAAAGTGATAATCTGTTACTGAAGGGGATAATGGAGCAGGAAGAACACTACTTCCATCTACCCAAACGTCCCAGTAAAATAATCCACTACCGCCATCATTATCTGTAGCTTCTAAGGAAATTGATTGAGTTTCCTCACTAAATGAAGCTGTAACAGTTGGCTTAGCCGTATCTACTTTTACTGGAAGCTCTAATGACTGCCATTCAGCACCTTCAAAATCAATCTTTGCTTTAAGTTGAATGTAGTATTGACCATCCTCTGCAACTTCTTTATTAATCTTTCCATCCCAAACCCTAGCTGGAACTAAGGAGTAAGGTGTACTTAATATTGTACTGTAATTTTTCCGGACATTTGATTCAGTTCTAAGAGTGCGGAGGTGATTGCCCTCAGCATCTAATACATTGATCTGTAGTTCCTTAGCATTTCTTAAGAATGATAAGATTGGCAAAGCATTATCCTGAATGCCATCTCCATTTGGTGAAATAGCAATATTATTAGGATCTAGATTTTCATCTAAATCATATCCCAAGAAATAGAAGCTACCTTCACTTTCATATAACATTTCTGTGTAACCATAGTATGTCATTGGATCCCATGTTGGTAAGTCAAAGATTGGCGCATCATCCCAGTTACCTTTGAAGCCAGACATTGGAACAACTAGTGAAGGATGAGTATCGGTTGGATCAACAAATCTAATAAATCCATCAACCCAGTAACCGTTAGTAAAAATAGCATCTAAATCTGCTAGTACTCCTGAAAAATCAATGGTTACATCAATGCTAACAGTGCTTCCTGCTGGAATACCTATAGTAGGACTTTCTTCTCCGTTAACAGTAATAGCAGCACCTGGAATATCCAAAGAACTAACTAAATTTGGTGCAACAACTAAAACACCGGCATTAACTGGACTATCAGTTTGCAAGTTAGTAGCAACATCATATGAAACATCCTCATCGGAATAGTTAGTTGCAGTCAAAGTAAATGAAACACTATCCTCTGTGATTTCTCTAAGAGCTACTTTAGCCTCATTTGTCTCTTGCTCAGTAACTACTACAGGAGTAGATAAGGCTGCATGTAATTGCATTAAACCAGCACCTTGACGACGAGGTGAAACATATATACTACCATCACCATTTGCATCAACGATTGGTAGTGCAGTATTCATAAGTAAATTCTTTGCCATTAATACACGGTCAAAACCACTAACTCCAAACTCTTCATCAACACGCTGTAAGGCAAGTGCAGATCCACCAGAAACATGTGGTGCAGCCATTGATGTTCCACTCATTAAACCATATTGATCGTTATTTAAAGTCGAATAGATTTGCCCACCTGGCGCAGTGATCTCAGGTTTAAAATCTAGGTTTGGCGTTAATCCCCAAGACGAGAACGTACTCATTGTGCCCGCAGATGGGTTTTGGATAGTTGTGCTTTCTCCAGCAAAATTGATTAGCACTACTTTCCCTTCTCCTAAAGCCGCTGCTAACTTATCCCCATCATCCTTTAACATAAATAACTGTGGGATTGTAATCGCTGGATCAGTAGCCATGTTTACTATTCCACCGTCATTGTTATAGATAATAACTCCAACTGCACCGGCTGCTTGTGCATTTAGTGCTTTGTCTACGAATGGGAGTTCACCACGTTGGATTAGTGCATATTTTCCAGCAGTATCTTCTGGAAACTGATGCGGATGACCTAATCCAGCATGAACTATCTCAAAAGTCTTTTGCACATATTCATTCGGGTGAACAGCACTTGCCGAAAGGAATGGAGCACTGCCTTCTTCAATTACAGAAGGTTCTTCTTCTCCAGTACCTGGTTCTTCTTCACCTGCACCTGATTCTTCACCGGTAACAAGTTCATCTAAATCAGAGCTTGAACCTCCCTCTAAATCAGTGTCTGCTACCTCTTCTTGAGTATCCTCACTAACCTCAGT
This genomic interval from Bacillus carboniphilus contains the following:
- a CDS encoding S8 family serine peptidase, with the translated sequence MVKRSLVLLLVFLLSFGSAVYGMTPSLMQEKPNLSKEELTPDVDPNEKVRVIVELSEEPTIMYAQKKGMSFKDLNDTTKEQLETEALTKQLEVQSDINTVVKDIEYLNQFTTVVNGFSAEVAYSDLEKITKIPNVKGVHIVNEYQRPEITPDMTFSKELVDAQRAWTDYGYKGEGMVVGIIDTGIDPSHRDMVLTNPSEAKYNETEINSLIESEELKGKFYTAKVPYGYNYMDDNNTILDLGSGASMHGMHVAGTVGANGDEENGGIKGVAPEAQLLALKVFGNNPEMPSTFSDIIIKAIDDAIKLEADVLNLSLGATAGFVDENDPEQQAVKRAVDNGILVSISAGNSALFGDGYFYPYVSNPDYGVSGSPGVSYDSLQVASLENSYMPVDSLNYAIMEAEDIEILDETSTEVSEDTQEEVADTDLEGGSSSDLDELVTGEESGAGEEEPGTGEEEPSVIEEGSAPFLSASAVHPNEYVQKTFEIVHAGLGHPHQFPEDTAGKYALIQRGELPFVDKALNAQAAGAVGVIIYNNDGGIVNMATDPAITIPQLFMLKDDGDKLAAALGEGKVVLINFAGESTTIQNPSAGTMSTFSSWGLTPNLDFKPEITAPGGQIYSTLNNDQYGLMSGTSMAAPHVSGGSALALQRVDEEFGVSGFDRVLMAKNLLMNTALPIVDANGDGSIYVSPRRQGAGLMQLHAALSTPVVVTEQETNEAKVALREITEDSVSFTLTATNYSDEDVSYDVATNLQTDSPVNAGVLVVAPNLVSSLDIPGAAITVNGEESPTIGIPAGSTVSIDVTIDFSGVLADLDAIFTNGYWVDGFIRFVDPTDTHPSLVVPMSGFKGNWDDAPIFDLPTWDPMTYYGYTEMLYESEGSFYFLGYDLDENLDPNNIAISPNGDGIQDNALPILSFLRNAKELQINVLDAEGNHLRTLRTESNVRKNYSTILSTPYSLVPARVWDGKINKEVAEDGQYYIQLKAKIDFEGAEWQSLELPVKVDTAKPTVTASFSEETQSISLEATDNDGGSGLFYWDVWVDGSSVLPAPLSPSVTDYHFDKTVKANESVEIVVFDFAGNYYFETLKESVDQEVPEIHVTSPEYLETLNSKMFEVSGYINDKSDIAELLVNGEAVENLYPMGNDTYFSKTVQYEADGVYNIIVKATDSAGNELSVAQKVIVDSTTPTIELLTRNIPNFVSANGSNPTIDVKVADNYDEVRLYLNDSEVYAHEFAEPFEMRAFEATVEDIELPLVTGENTFTLKVTDLAGHVVETEEIVINKAAPPSGGSVTPPAPSQPDNNGDVDSDVEDAIGESQEEIEVELPNADDSGKVTAEIGTDTFKKVAESKKPLVLNSEGASLKLPAGVVDELSKATKDKVKVSLTPVDESNVPLTDGQKLKSKVLDFTISLVSGSKETKVSSFSEPLQLSFSVEGEPFGDKRKAAAYYLNEDTNDWEYVGGKVEGDRLVFKTRHFSKYAVIENSKTFTDIQNAWAKDEIEVLASRSIISGKTEDSFAPEDKLTRAEFAVLLSRALNLPTEQYQGTFTDVTEGKKWAYAGIEAAHRAGIVAGFEDGSYNPDAKISREEMAVMIVRAVEYQNSTLLEDLDPSTQFVDEGKIGTFAFDAIYQANALGIISGRAGNVFDPKTNTTRAEAAAMLYRLLNTLGEL